The region GACATCAAATGTGAGTGAAATCAACTCCTAGCGTGTAAGTAAgtgtacgtgtttgtgtgtgaaggAATATCAATCCATCCTATTTTGTCATTGTCAAGTTCAGCTATTTTGTTGATAATGTTGTGTCATTGTCTTACCTGAGTGATGGCAGAATGATATGTCTGGGAATAAGCAGAGCTCACCGTGTTGATTATCAGAACGCATGGCTAGGTTTTGTATGTGCTGAAGTTTTGTTGAAAACAAGCAGAATGTGTTAGGTATACCTTGTGGTATTAAGTAGTGTTAGCCTCGGTGTCCAGCTGAAATGAAATTCTCAGGCTGTATTGTGTACTTTACTGAGTGATGTTGAATAAGTGGCAAGGGCTATGGCAGTATGTTGAAAACAAGGAATACTTTGTAATGTATGTTTTTGGTCATTCATGTTTTCTACTGTTCTACCCTTAAAACAGCCACAATGTTTCCTATGTGTCTACTTCTACTGATATCTGGAACACTGGCTATGAATTGCTCAAATTCAGGTACGAGCAcatctcaactaaccggtgccccacgcacactgactctgtaccggtaccccctgtatatagcctcgccatTGTTATTTTCCTGCTGCCCTTTacttatttgttacttttatttcttattcttatttttttgtagctattttttatttatttttactgaatttttggttaagggcttgtaagtaagcatttcactgtaaggtcttacacctgttgtgttcgggcgcatgtgactaatacaatttgatttgactaatGAGCTCAAACCGTGTTTCGTTTGAATGCACTGTGGGAccaaatcagtggaggctgctgtggGGAGGATGGGTCATAATAATGggtggaacagagcaaatggaatggcattaaacacATGGGAACCATGTGGTTGATGTATTTTCTCccattccactcattccactCCAGCCACTACCACGATGCCGTCCTCCCCAATTGATATGGAGGGCTTAAGTACACTTGATTTGGGTTGATATTGGTACAATTATTTTATGCTGTTGTAATAATTAGGCAAAAAGCTGTAACTAACCCCTTTCGTGGTTGTTGTAACTCATAAATTGAATTGTGGGGTATCAAcgaaataataataactttatGCACGGTCGAGATGTTTATCTATTGCTATTTCATTTCCATAGATGATACCTTTTATTTAAACACCACAACTGGGGAGATTTCAATGACAATAAACCTGCCGAACAAGACTATCACCATCAACGATAAAGCCGACGACGATCTGAAATGCTTTTGGTTCATTGAAAGCTATGTTGAGTGCACCTCAATGAACTTGACCTCTATTAACCTCACTGAGTGTCAGACGGTGCAGATTTCTGTCGTCGAGAACTCAACCAGCAAGTTAATCTTCAACATATGTGaacctactttttttttttttgtctattCGTAATCTCTAAAATTCTGAATGAAACGTGAAACTGTAGCTGTGATTCCTCTGTGATGTCAGAGGTGTTATATATTCATAACAAAATGACAGTAATAACCCTTACTGAACCGTAACGCTCTTTTTTTTTTGTCCCTCAGCTTCCTCCATGTGTGAGGTCACCAAGTGTACTGGGACAGCAATCACTGCCCTGATGAGAGAGATACAAGACCATCCCAGTGAGGGTCCAAAGGATCTTAAAAGGGTCCTGAACATGCAAAATATGTGTGCAGACCTGTTCAAAAATGATTGGACCATGAGGATGATGTTTATTGGGTAAGTGACCAGccaacctgtttccattgactTCTGAAAGAGACGTAACTTTGATGAGCTGCCCTGTCTCTGTGCTGTATTTGCAGCGTTGAACGGGGCCTGATACACAACATGATGAACATCTCAATCACCGGAGAGCCTGTGTACTACGACCTCAGGGATCTGGCTCTGACTGTGTTTAACCTGACCAACCTAACCAGTGCGGATGACAAGATGGTGAAAATTAAAGCCCCAGAGGTAGGGCTGCTGTTATCTGGGTTTGTGTTTAGGCATCTTGTCTCAGATTGAGGTCAGAGAGGCACCCATCCTATAGAACATGTGTAAGTTCCATATGTATACACTACCTttccaaagtttggggtcactttgaaatgtccttgtttttgaaagaaaagcacattttgttgtccattaaaataacatcaaattgatcagaaataaagtgtagacattgttaatggtgtaaatgactattgtagctggaaacggctgcttttttatggaatatctacgtacagaggctcattatcagcaaccatgacacgttgtgttagctaaaccaagtttataattttaaaaggctaattgatcattagcaaACCCCTTTGGAATTATGtgagcacagctgaaaactgttgttctgattaaaattaaacatttttaaatgtacttttatttcaaaaacaaggacatttctaagtgaccccaaacatttgaacggtagtgtatgtcctGAGTAAATATGTGGTCTGTGTATATTTTATTTACATATTGTAATACTCTGACTGCAGAAGGGGACCCTCTAATGATAATGAGTATAGCGTGTCAGCTAGGTATTTTCCTTTCTCGCTGAAATGATTCAGCTCCTCCCTGAGAACAACTCTTACATTCCGGAAACATGGATCCCTATTGATGCACTCCAGAACATCCCGGAGGAAAATAGGATAGTGGGCGTGGTCACCTATAAATCACCCAATCAATTCTTGGTAGGACTTCTCATATTGAGCATCTATTCCATAATTTAATTCAATCATTCTTCCAATTCAAATAAATCAAAAATGTTGTGGTTTGATGGACTGggctttcatgaaatcacaaccCTCATAATCCTCCATGTCATTATCACCCTCTTCTATCCAGGTTAAAGAGGAACTCGTGAGAACCATGGCCATACGGATAGAGTTGGATGGCGGCAGACAACTTGGGAACTTGATCACTCCACTCAAGATGAAGTTCAAATTGCTTGACCCTATAATACCAGTAAATTGTCGTCATAAGATTTAGGATGTTCCAGTAATTGTGACATACAAATGTTTTGAGATAGTGACAGATTCttggttgttttggctctgtactccaggactatgaggttaaagtgcagactgtcaagCCCACATTTTCGggcattttcatccatatcgggtgaactgttTTGAAATTACAGCCCTTTTTGTATATAGTCtctccattttaggggaccaaatgtATTGGGACTCATTCATTTATATGTGTATTGAAGTAATCcgaagtttagtatttggtcccatattcccagCACACAAttattacatcaagcttgtgaatcTACAAACCTGTTGGATGcattttgctgtttgttttggttgtgtttcagattactttgtgcccaat is a window of Oncorhynchus kisutch isolate 150728-3 linkage group LG3, Okis_V2, whole genome shotgun sequence DNA encoding:
- the LOC109885870 gene encoding adhesion G-protein coupled receptor G1 isoform X3, encoding MFLVIHVFYCSTLKTATMFPMCLLLLISGTLAMNCSNSDDTFYLNTTTGEISMTINLPNKTITINDKADDDLKCFWFIESYVECTSMNLTSINLTECQTVQISVVENSTSKLIFNISSSMCEVTKCTGTAITALMREIQDHPSEGPKDLKRVLNMQNMCADLFKNDWTMRMMFIGVERGLIHNMMNISITGEPVYYDLRDLALTVFNLTNLTSADDKMVKIKAPELLPENNSYIPETWIPIDALQNIPEENRIVGVVTYKSPNQFLVKEELVRTMAIRIELDGGRQLGNLITPLKMKFKLLDPIIPVNYSLSCQYFNEYGNISLPDTVFWKTDGCVTKINDSVVECLCNHATPFAVLLIADLSIDGVHWQVLSYISYIGCGLSAFFTAISFLTYVITTNSRVDNANSIHVSLSGALFLLNTSFLLNEWGSSLGIRGVCVFIAAAIHYSLLSCFTWMAIEAVHLYLLLVKVFNTYYRHYMAKLSAIGWGLPGIVVGVSLAVKDIKPLYGPTEMTMADTNQTNTMALSPPQLLDHGHPLLLQYEPGLLHHHLCP